The nucleotide window TCGGCATCCTGCCGGACGGCCTGTTCGTCGGCGTCGAGGGCGGCGATCCCGAGTGCCCGCCGGCGCGTCCCATCGGCGCACATTTTCCCCCCACCCAGCCGTCCTGTGACGTCTACCTGGCGGTGGCCAAAGAGCGGGAAGGGGTGCCCAGCGTCTCGGCCGAGCAGCTCGGCACCGGCGGGCCGGCGACGACCAAGGCGGCGCGCGCCCGGTTTCGCGCCGTCAGCCGGGGCGTCGCCGATCTGACCGGCAACGCCGCCGATCTGGCCATGGCCTTCGCCTTGCGCAACGTGGTGGTCCTGTTCGGAGACGAAGCGCGCGAGGACTTTGACGCCATAAAGATCGCCGAGGTGGTGCGCGACGGGCGCGGCGCCTTGATTGTAAACGAAACGTATATTCCGCCCACCCCGCGCATCGACACCTCGCCGTTCCTGATGGGCCGGGTGCGCCACGTGCTGTCCATGCTGGTGACCAAGCAGCGGCAACTGGCCGGCGATCGCCGCCAGCGCGATGGCGCCAGCATCGAATTTTCCGCTGGCGACGTCACCCGTTTCCTGCAGCTTTCCACGGTCAACACCGCCATCCCGCTTTTGACGTACGCGGCGTCGAACGGGGAGATCACCCCCAACCAGCTTTACCTGTTGCTGGTACAGGTGGCCGGCCAGCTGGCCACCTTCGGGGACGTCGATCCCTCCAAGCTGCCGCTTTATCAGTACACCGATCTGCGCGCCACCTTCGAAGAGCTGTTCGCCCGGGTGGTAAACCTGCTGCGCACCACCGTCCGCGAAGCGTTCATGCGCGTGACCATGGAGGTCGTCGACGGCATTCACCTGGGCAAGCTGGACGACGATCGCCTGCTGGCCGCGCCCCAGTACGTGCTGGCGGTGCGCTCGGAGATCCCCGAGGCGCAGCTGGCCCAGCGCCTGCCGGGTCTGTGCAAGATCGCCGCGCGCACCCAGCTGCCGCAGGTCATCCGGGCCGCCGCCACCCCCGGCGTGCCGATTCAGGTGACCCACCGCCCGCCCGCGGAAATTCCCGTCCAAAGCGGCGTTACCTATTTCACCCTGACCTTGCAGAACGAATTCTGGCGCCAGATCGTCGAGGAACGCCTGGTGGCTATTTACTTGCCTCCGCCCTTTGGTCCGCAGCACGTGAAGTTGGAACTGCTGGCGGTGCCCAAAGGCGGATAAGGACCCGAGGCAGCCATGGACACGCTGAACCAGATCACCGCCGAGTGCTTCAACGCCGTCAGCCAGTTCCGCGAGCTGGACGGCCCCATCGCCTCACCGGAGATGATCCACGACCGGCTGCGCGGCTATGTCGAGGCGATGCGCGAAAAAGCCCGCGACCAAAGCCTGTCGCAAAAAGACGCCGACGACATCGCCTACGCCATCGTCGCCCTGATCGACGAGATCGCCATGGGCAAACCCGAGCCGATGCGCGGCTTTTGGATGACCCGTCCGCTGCAGCTGACGTTCTTCAACGAGACCCTGGCCGGCGAAGGCTTCTTTCAGCGCCTGACCGAGGTGCGGCGCGACCAGCGCCGGGTCGACGTCCTGCGCGTCTACTACCAGTGCCTGCTGTTCGGTTTTCAGGGCAAGTACAGCATGCGGGGCGGCGAGATCGAGCTTATCCGCATGACCGATTCGCTGCGGCCCGAGATCGAACGCAACATCGACGTCCCCGATCGCCTGTCGCCGGCCGGCGAGCCGCCCGACGAACCGATGATCCGCTCGGGCCGGCGCAACCCGATTTTGTGGATCGCGCTCGGCGTGTTCGCGGTGGCCATCGCCGTCTTCATCTCGCTGCGCATCTCGCTGGATCGCGAAGTGTTCGGACTGGCCGACCGGGTCGACCAGCTGAATCGATGAGGACCGGCCCATGTTGAAATATATCTTCTCGGCGATCTTCGTGGCCCTGGCCTGGGCCCTGGTCCTGGTTTTCCACGACGTGATGCCGATGTGGCCGGCCGTCGTCGCCACCGCGGTGATCGCCGCGGTCCTGGTCGGCCTGCTGGCCTGGCGCATTCTAGCCGCGCGCAGGGCCGCCGCCGCCATCGAGGACGGCCTGCGCGATCAAGCCTCGCGCCAGAACGACGGCATGCGCCCCGATCTGCAAGCCGAGATCGCCGCCATGGAGTCGGAGTTCAACAAG belongs to Polyangia bacterium and includes:
- the tssK gene encoding type VI secretion system baseplate subunit TssK; translated protein: MKPPQRVVWSEGMLVSPQHLQQQDLYHERLLDERIAALAPYRWGVVAAEIDAGALGTDQLHVTKFVGILPDGLFVGVEGGDPECPPARPIGAHFPPTQPSCDVYLAVAKEREGVPSVSAEQLGTGGPATTKAARARFRAVSRGVADLTGNAADLAMAFALRNVVVLFGDEAREDFDAIKIAEVVRDGRGALIVNETYIPPTPRIDTSPFLMGRVRHVLSMLVTKQRQLAGDRRQRDGASIEFSAGDVTRFLQLSTVNTAIPLLTYAASNGEITPNQLYLLLVQVAGQLATFGDVDPSKLPLYQYTDLRATFEELFARVVNLLRTTVREAFMRVTMEVVDGIHLGKLDDDRLLAAPQYVLAVRSEIPEAQLAQRLPGLCKIAARTQLPQVIRAAATPGVPIQVTHRPPAEIPVQSGVTYFTLTLQNEFWRQIVEERLVAIYLPPPFGPQHVKLELLAVPKGG
- a CDS encoding DotU family type IV/VI secretion system protein, which gives rise to MDTLNQITAECFNAVSQFRELDGPIASPEMIHDRLRGYVEAMREKARDQSLSQKDADDIAYAIVALIDEIAMGKPEPMRGFWMTRPLQLTFFNETLAGEGFFQRLTEVRRDQRRVDVLRVYYQCLLFGFQGKYSMRGGEIELIRMTDSLRPEIERNIDVPDRLSPAGEPPDEPMIRSGRRNPILWIALGVFAVAIAVFISLRISLDREVFGLADRVDQLNR